From one Orcinus orca chromosome 10, mOrcOrc1.1, whole genome shotgun sequence genomic stretch:
- the LMCD1 gene encoding LIM and cysteine-rich domains protein 1 isoform X3 yields MQGDVFGLRATFMEGLQYMELIPKEKQPVTGTEGAYYRRRQLLRQLPIYDQDPSRCRGLLENELKVMEEFVKQYKSEALGVGEVALPGQGGLPKEEGKQQEKPEGAETAAPTTNGSISDPSKEHVCELCKGVAPADSPVVYSDRAGYSKQWHPACFVCTKCSEPLVDLIYFWKDGAPWCGRHYCESLRPRCSGCDEIIFSEDYQCVEDLAWHREHFVCEGCEQQLGGRAYIISRAQLLCPACSKSKRS; encoded by the exons GGCCTGCAGTACATGGAGCTCATCCCCAAGGAGAAGCAGCCAGTGACGGGCACCGAGGGCGCCTACTACCGCCGGCGTCAGCTCTTGCGTCAGCTCCCTATCTACGACCAGGACCCCTCTCGCTGCCGCGGACTTTTGGAGAACGAGCTGAAAGTGATGGAGGAGTTTGTGAAGCAGTATAAGAGCGAGGCCCTGGGTGTGGGCGAAGTGGCCCTCCCCGGGCAGGGCGGCTTGCccaaggaggaggggaagcagcAGGAGAAGCCCGAGGGCGCAGAGACGGCCGCCCCAACTACCAACGGCAGCATCAGCGACCCGTCCAAGGAACAC GTCTGTGAGCTCTGCAAGGGGGTGGCCCCCGCCGACAGCCCTGTGGTCTACTCGGACAGGGCAGGCTACAGCAAGCAGTGGCATCCTGCCTGCTTCGTGTGCACCAAGTGCTCCGAGCCGCTGGTGGACCTCATCTACTTCTGGAAGGATGGGGCGCCCTGGTGTGGCCGTCATTACTGCGAGAGCCTGCGGCCCCGGTGCTCCGGCTGCGACGAG atAATATTCTCAGAGGACTACCAGTGCGTGGAAGACCTGGCCTGGCACCGAGAGCACTTTGTCTGCGAGGGCTGCGAGCAGCAGCTGGGCGGCCGGGCGTACATCATCTCCAGGGCTCAGCTTCTGTGCCCAGCGTGCAGCAAGTCCAAACGCTCCTGA
- the LMCD1 gene encoding LIM and cysteine-rich domains protein 1 isoform X2 — protein MCKSCKCSQEDHCLSSDLEDDRKIGRLLMDSKYSTLTARVKGGDGIRIYKRNRMIMTNPIATGKDPTFDTITYEWAPPGVTQKLGLQYMELIPKEKQPVTGTEGAYYRRRQLLRQLPIYDQDPSRCRGLLENELKVMEEFVKQYKSEALGVGEVALPGQGGLPKEEGKQQEKPEGAETAAPTTNGSISDPSKEHVCELCKGVAPADSPVVYSDRAGYSKQWHPACFVCTKCSEPLVDLIYFWKDGAPWCGRHYCESLRPRCSGCDEIIFSEDYQCVEDLAWHREHFVCEGCEQQLGGRAYIISRAQLLCPACSKSKRS, from the exons ATGTGCAAGTCATGCAAATGCAGTCAGGAGGACCACTGCCTGAGCTCGGACCTGGAAGACGATCGGAAAATTGGCCGCTTGCTGATGGACTCCAAGTATTCCACCCTCACGGCCCGAGTGAAAGGCGGGGACGGCATCCGGATTTACAAGAGGAACCGAATGATCATGACCAACCCCATTGCCACCGGGAAAGATCCCACCTTTGACACCATCACCTATGAGTGGGCTCCCCCTGGAGTCACCCAGAAACTG GGCCTGCAGTACATGGAGCTCATCCCCAAGGAGAAGCAGCCAGTGACGGGCACCGAGGGCGCCTACTACCGCCGGCGTCAGCTCTTGCGTCAGCTCCCTATCTACGACCAGGACCCCTCTCGCTGCCGCGGACTTTTGGAGAACGAGCTGAAAGTGATGGAGGAGTTTGTGAAGCAGTATAAGAGCGAGGCCCTGGGTGTGGGCGAAGTGGCCCTCCCCGGGCAGGGCGGCTTGCccaaggaggaggggaagcagcAGGAGAAGCCCGAGGGCGCAGAGACGGCCGCCCCAACTACCAACGGCAGCATCAGCGACCCGTCCAAGGAACAC GTCTGTGAGCTCTGCAAGGGGGTGGCCCCCGCCGACAGCCCTGTGGTCTACTCGGACAGGGCAGGCTACAGCAAGCAGTGGCATCCTGCCTGCTTCGTGTGCACCAAGTGCTCCGAGCCGCTGGTGGACCTCATCTACTTCTGGAAGGATGGGGCGCCCTGGTGTGGCCGTCATTACTGCGAGAGCCTGCGGCCCCGGTGCTCCGGCTGCGACGAG atAATATTCTCAGAGGACTACCAGTGCGTGGAAGACCTGGCCTGGCACCGAGAGCACTTTGTCTGCGAGGGCTGCGAGCAGCAGCTGGGCGGCCGGGCGTACATCATCTCCAGGGCTCAGCTTCTGTGCCCAGCGTGCAGCAAGTCCAAACGCTCCTGA